One Streptomyces coeruleorubidus DNA segment encodes these proteins:
- a CDS encoding branched-chain amino acid ABC transporter permease, with translation MSAVTELLQQVVEGVGSGAVYASLALALVLIHRFTGIVNFAQGELAMISTYVAWQLVASGMSFWLALPVTLAVSFAGGMLVERIVIRPVRNAPELTMVIVTVGLFIFVNAMAGLIWSFTVKDFPQPFPDGGIDLAGVRVDWSTLGIIAVVAVVMGLLYLLFQHTSSGLVMRAVACNPASARLSGIRVGRVLMLGWGLAATVGAVSGVLVAPLLFLEPNMMGGVLIYAFAAATLGGFDSPVGAVVGGLCVGVAETLAGAYVDVVGADLKVGVPLVIILAVLLVRPQGLFGRAAVERA, from the coding sequence GTGAGCGCCGTGACCGAACTGCTCCAGCAAGTGGTGGAAGGGGTCGGCTCCGGCGCTGTCTATGCCAGCCTGGCGCTGGCCCTGGTGCTGATCCACCGGTTCACCGGCATCGTGAACTTCGCCCAGGGTGAGCTCGCCATGATCTCCACGTACGTGGCGTGGCAGCTCGTGGCGTCCGGGATGTCCTTCTGGCTCGCGCTGCCGGTCACCCTGGCGGTGTCCTTCGCCGGCGGCATGCTGGTCGAGCGGATCGTCATCCGTCCCGTGCGGAACGCGCCCGAGCTGACGATGGTCATCGTCACGGTCGGCCTGTTCATCTTCGTCAACGCGATGGCCGGTCTGATCTGGTCGTTCACCGTGAAGGACTTCCCGCAGCCGTTCCCCGACGGCGGGATCGACCTGGCCGGCGTGCGCGTGGACTGGTCGACGCTCGGGATCATCGCGGTGGTGGCCGTCGTGATGGGCCTGCTGTACCTGCTGTTCCAGCACACCTCCAGCGGCCTGGTGATGCGGGCGGTCGCCTGCAACCCCGCCTCCGCCCGGCTGTCGGGCATCAGGGTGGGCCGGGTGCTGATGCTCGGCTGGGGGCTGGCCGCGACAGTCGGCGCCGTGTCGGGCGTGCTCGTCGCCCCGCTGCTGTTCCTCGAGCCCAACATGATGGGCGGGGTGCTGATCTACGCGTTCGCCGCGGCCACCCTCGGAGGCTTCGACAGCCCGGTCGGCGCGGTCGTCGGCGGCCTGTGCGTGGGCGTCGCCGAGACGCTGGCCGGGGCCTACGTGGACGTGGTCGGTGCCGATCTGAAGGTGGGCGTACCCCTGGTGATCATCCTGGCGGTGCTGCTGGTGCGACCCCAGGGCCTGTTCGGACGGGCGGCGGTGGAACGCGCATGA
- a CDS encoding ABC transporter ATP-binding protein produces MTEPTTDSPEAGQAHAEPDFLKVAGLHAGYGQARVLQGLDFSVARGEVCAILGPNGAGKTTTLRALCGMVRGRGSVTLNGTELLGRSPEQAARLGVAHVPEGRGTFNDLTVEENLRIGAHVRTGRWRRGRAERAAVAADLERIYDYFPKLRQRSRQAAGSLSGGEQQMLAIGRALMLRPALLLLDEPSLGLAPLVTRELFEIVRAVNEEERTTVVVVEQNAQLALDVAHRAHVLEAGRLVLSGPSREIREDGQVAEVYLGVSVRSGKDG; encoded by the coding sequence ATGACGGAACCCACCACCGACAGCCCCGAAGCCGGGCAGGCGCATGCGGAGCCGGACTTCCTGAAGGTCGCCGGCCTGCATGCCGGATACGGCCAGGCCCGCGTGCTCCAAGGGCTCGACTTCTCCGTCGCACGCGGCGAGGTGTGCGCGATCCTCGGGCCCAACGGCGCCGGCAAGACGACAACACTGCGGGCCCTGTGCGGCATGGTCCGCGGACGCGGCTCGGTGACGTTGAACGGCACGGAGCTGCTGGGCCGCTCGCCCGAGCAGGCCGCCCGTCTCGGCGTGGCGCACGTGCCCGAGGGCCGGGGCACCTTCAACGACCTGACCGTCGAGGAGAACCTGCGCATCGGCGCCCACGTGCGCACCGGGCGGTGGCGGCGGGGCCGCGCCGAACGCGCGGCCGTGGCCGCCGACCTGGAACGGATCTACGACTACTTTCCCAAGCTGCGCCAGCGGTCACGCCAGGCCGCCGGCAGCCTCAGCGGCGGCGAACAGCAGATGCTCGCCATCGGCAGGGCGCTGATGCTGCGGCCCGCCCTGCTGCTCCTGGACGAGCCGTCGCTGGGGCTGGCGCCACTGGTCACGCGCGAGCTGTTCGAGATCGTCCGTGCCGTCAACGAGGAGGAACGCACCACCGTGGTCGTCGTCGAACAGAACGCCCAGCTCGCGCTGGATGTGGCGCACCGGGCGCACGTACTGGAGGCCGGCCGCCTGGTGCTGTCCGGGCCGTCCCGGGAGATCCGCGAGGACGGGCAGGTCGCCGAGGTGTACCTCGGTGTCTCCGTCCGCTCCGGAAAGGACGGGTGA
- a CDS encoding ABC transporter ATP-binding protein yields MLAVDGISVRFGGITALDGVAFTVEPGTAVGLIGPNGAGKTTLFNCLTRRCTPDAGTVRFEDEDLLALPPHSVAGRGIARTFQNLGLFPLLTVRENVMVGAHSRGRTGHLAAALRLPRVRREERELRDQADDLLRRLGLAEVADHPASGLPFGTLKRVELARALAVRPRLLLLDEPVNGLSHGEVGHFADLVRSVREDFDLTLVVVEHHMGFVMGLCDKVVCLDFGRKIAEGSPEEIQRDPAVIEAYLGVAA; encoded by the coding sequence ATGCTCGCGGTCGACGGTATCAGCGTGCGCTTCGGCGGGATCACGGCACTGGACGGTGTCGCGTTCACCGTCGAGCCGGGCACCGCCGTGGGGCTCATCGGACCGAACGGAGCCGGCAAGACCACCTTGTTCAACTGCCTCACCAGGCGCTGCACCCCCGATGCGGGGACGGTGCGGTTCGAGGACGAGGACCTGCTCGCTCTCCCGCCGCACTCCGTGGCCGGGCGCGGCATCGCCCGTACCTTCCAGAACCTGGGTCTGTTCCCGCTGCTCACGGTCCGGGAGAACGTCATGGTCGGCGCCCACAGCCGGGGGCGCACGGGACACCTCGCCGCGGCGCTCCGGTTGCCCCGCGTGCGGCGGGAGGAGAGGGAACTACGTGACCAGGCGGACGACTTGCTACGGCGCCTCGGCCTGGCGGAGGTCGCCGACCACCCCGCCTCCGGGCTGCCGTTCGGCACGCTCAAACGCGTCGAACTCGCCCGGGCGCTCGCGGTACGCCCCCGGCTGCTGTTGCTCGACGAACCCGTCAACGGGCTCAGCCACGGCGAGGTCGGCCACTTCGCGGATCTGGTCCGGTCGGTGCGCGAGGACTTCGACCTCACGCTCGTGGTGGTCGAACACCACATGGGCTTCGTGATGGGCCTGTGCGACAAGGTGGTCTGCCTCGACTTCGGGCGCAAGATCGCCGAGGGCTCGCCGGAGGAGATCCAACGTGACCCGGCGGTCATCGAGGCGTACCTGGGGGTGGCGGCATGA
- a CDS encoding PucR family transcriptional regulator has product MSRGPALGAPALSDPLSRERHRILHAVQDRLEDVAKTAVAVMRTEIPSYALQDERFFDDVRDQVLTHYRMQLAALAGGRDIAPEDLVFSRAAAMRRARAGFALEDWISAFRVGRQVLWDVLLDCAGTSAEAQQAALSLVTPLMRYVDFASTHAAQAYVEYQQHVVADADRERRDLLDQLLAGAAPARGPLLAAAQAYGIGPHSPMMAVVAVCVGDTRTGDLTSAEHGYATSASIGIAGPWAGRTLVVVRHGEVVAVPVVRTGMDAEDICTHFEAVQRRLAREGTMLSMGISTVAEGAGELPRAYEEARAALDIVPSGGGVAALPRLSPFDYLALRADDLARQLVDPRVRALLEEDRRRGDTLAATVRAFAEADLNLRLAADRLRIHHNTAHYRLRRIEERTGRNPRRIADLLELLVALAIRDGAGEGGDHQ; this is encoded by the coding sequence ATGTCTCGCGGACCCGCCCTGGGCGCCCCCGCACTCTCCGACCCGCTCAGCCGGGAGCGGCACCGGATCCTGCACGCCGTCCAGGACCGGCTCGAGGACGTGGCGAAGACCGCTGTCGCGGTCATGCGCACGGAGATCCCGTCCTACGCGCTGCAGGACGAGCGGTTCTTCGACGACGTACGCGACCAGGTCCTCACGCACTACCGGATGCAGCTGGCGGCGCTGGCCGGCGGCCGGGACATCGCCCCCGAAGACCTGGTCTTCAGCCGCGCGGCAGCCATGCGCAGAGCACGCGCGGGGTTCGCCCTCGAGGACTGGATCAGTGCCTTCCGGGTCGGCCGGCAGGTGTTGTGGGACGTGCTGCTGGACTGCGCGGGCACGTCCGCCGAGGCACAGCAGGCCGCGCTGTCCCTCGTCACACCGCTGATGCGGTACGTCGACTTCGCCAGCACCCATGCCGCGCAGGCCTATGTCGAGTACCAGCAGCACGTGGTCGCCGACGCGGACCGTGAGCGCCGGGATCTCCTGGACCAGCTCCTGGCCGGCGCGGCACCGGCGCGCGGTCCGCTGCTCGCCGCGGCGCAGGCGTACGGCATCGGGCCGCACTCGCCGATGATGGCGGTCGTGGCGGTGTGCGTCGGCGACACGCGCACCGGCGACCTCACCTCGGCCGAGCACGGCTACGCGACCAGCGCGTCCATCGGCATCGCCGGGCCCTGGGCCGGCCGGACCCTGGTCGTCGTGCGCCACGGCGAGGTGGTGGCCGTGCCGGTGGTCCGCACCGGCATGGACGCGGAGGACATCTGTACCCACTTCGAGGCGGTGCAGCGGCGGCTCGCGCGAGAGGGAACCATGCTCTCCATGGGCATCAGCACAGTCGCCGAGGGCGCCGGCGAACTGCCGCGCGCCTACGAGGAGGCACGGGCCGCCCTCGACATCGTGCCGAGCGGGGGCGGAGTGGCGGCACTGCCGCGCCTGTCCCCCTTCGACTACCTGGCGCTGCGCGCCGACGACCTCGCCCGCCAGCTGGTCGATCCCCGCGTGCGTGCGCTGCTTGAGGAGGACCGCAGACGTGGCGACACGCTGGCGGCCACCGTACGGGCCTTCGCGGAGGCCGACCTCAACCTGCGGCTGGCCGCCGACCGGCTGCGGATACACCACAACACGGCGCACTACCGGTTGCGCCGGATCGAGGAACGCACGGGGCGCAATCCGCGCCGGATCGCCGACCTCCTGGAACTGCTGGTCGCCCTCGCCATCCGCGACGGGGCCGGGGAAGGTGGGGATCACCAGTGA
- a CDS encoding TetR/AcrR family transcriptional regulator, protein MSGIVESAGTEAARQLPDKQGGTVRSALLDAALEVFTERGYADAGLAEIAARSGIPVGSLFQHYGGKRGLYLALWEEFREAQERRTAATLTAERGRGVDDPIALFVAGARAYLEGAWDNRRFGRLLVEDDGPTGFDALRRQWDRAWVRRNARLLEVDEKRRAGRVRVRVLTTVIGGAARELGDCGDETEAQEIVDEVCGILIHLSAPPG, encoded by the coding sequence GTGAGCGGCATCGTGGAGTCCGCGGGGACCGAGGCGGCACGTCAGCTGCCGGACAAGCAGGGGGGCACGGTCCGGAGTGCGCTTCTGGACGCCGCCCTGGAGGTGTTCACCGAGCGCGGTTACGCCGACGCCGGTCTCGCCGAGATCGCGGCGCGCTCAGGCATCCCGGTGGGCAGCCTCTTCCAGCACTACGGCGGAAAGCGAGGGCTCTACCTCGCTCTGTGGGAGGAGTTCCGGGAGGCACAGGAGCGCCGGACCGCGGCCACGCTGACCGCCGAGCGAGGCCGTGGCGTGGACGACCCCATCGCCCTTTTCGTGGCGGGAGCCAGGGCGTACCTGGAGGGCGCGTGGGACAACCGGCGGTTCGGCAGACTCCTCGTGGAGGATGACGGCCCCACGGGCTTCGACGCGCTGCGCCGACAGTGGGACCGCGCGTGGGTACGGCGCAACGCCCGGCTCCTGGAGGTGGACGAGAAGCGACGTGCCGGCCGGGTGCGGGTGAGAGTGCTCACCACCGTGATCGGCGGGGCGGCACGCGAGCTGGGCGACTGCGGCGACGAGACGGAGGCCCAGGAGATCGTCGACGAGGTGTGCGGCATCCTGATCCACCTGTCTGCACCGCCCGGCTGA
- a CDS encoding MarR family winged helix-turn-helix transcriptional regulator, which produces MAHTSAPPAARSAAQDSDPDHDALMERLARAAAGYYRDLTAAAALHGLTMTQAKMLILLRRQPLPMRALAGRLACDASNITGLVDRLEARGLVSRRADAADRRIKNVVATEEGREAVRLIRADMRGTSEAFERLDEEGRRSLYELLGRLHPEYTQETT; this is translated from the coding sequence ATGGCCCACACCTCCGCCCCGCCCGCCGCACGCTCCGCTGCGCAGGACAGTGACCCCGACCACGACGCACTCATGGAGCGCTTGGCACGCGCTGCTGCCGGTTACTACCGGGACCTGACTGCGGCGGCCGCACTGCACGGGCTCACCATGACGCAGGCCAAGATGCTCATCCTGCTCCGGCGGCAACCGCTGCCCATGCGCGCCCTCGCGGGGCGGCTGGCCTGCGACGCCTCCAACATCACCGGACTCGTCGACCGGCTGGAGGCGCGTGGACTGGTCTCCAGGCGCGCCGACGCGGCCGACCGGCGGATCAAGAACGTGGTCGCCACCGAAGAGGGACGGGAGGCAGTCCGCCTCATCCGCGCCGACATGCGGGGCACCTCGGAAGCCTTCGAGCGTCTGGACGAGGAGGGGCGCCGCAGTCTCTACGAGCTACTGGGGCGCCTGCACCCCGAGTACACGCAGGAGACCACCTGA
- a CDS encoding MFS transporter, which produces MSQPLTPPHGRQRAETAVVLALSLAAMIVSMMQTLVVPILGLIQNSLGASSAEVSWVTTATLLSAAVFTPLLGRFGDQHGKKPTLTGVLAVMIVGSVLAATTDSLLWLIVGRVLQGAATAIFPLALSVLREEIPARRLPGAMALVSGTLAFGSGFALVTTGLLTRGDNADYHHVFWLATGLAVVTLLTVLLLVPASRTKTGGRTDLLGALTLGLFLVLLLLPISQGHEWGWTSAPTLGSFAGAVLMAGVWSFTENRVREPMVDMKMLLHRPVLFSNLAGLFVGFGMFAQFLGVSYLAQVPRDIAGYGFGASVLRASVAYLLPSTIASLVVSQFGGVLIRRIGPRLTLALGAVIGIVGFAWLAAAHSSTPSVIGAGMAVGTAISLGYAAMPALIVAGVPPHQTGIANGINSISRSVGSAIGSALITSLLASRTIENLPAGVPPLPAESQFTLSFTLAGVAFAFVLALSLVGLERGQQAPRTEHQPATGPAAATTAA; this is translated from the coding sequence GTGTCCCAACCTCTTACTCCGCCGCATGGCCGACAGCGCGCCGAGACCGCAGTGGTCCTTGCCCTGAGCCTCGCCGCGATGATCGTGTCGATGATGCAGACACTGGTGGTGCCGATCCTCGGCCTGATCCAGAACAGCCTCGGCGCCAGCTCCGCCGAGGTCAGCTGGGTCACCACCGCGACCCTGCTCTCGGCAGCCGTCTTCACCCCGCTGCTCGGCCGCTTCGGCGACCAGCACGGCAAGAAGCCGACCCTCACCGGCGTGCTGGCGGTGATGATCGTCGGCTCGGTCCTGGCCGCCACGACCGACTCGCTGCTCTGGCTGATCGTCGGCCGGGTGCTGCAGGGAGCCGCCACCGCGATCTTCCCGCTCGCCCTGTCGGTGCTCCGCGAGGAGATCCCCGCCCGCCGTCTGCCGGGAGCGATGGCGCTGGTCAGCGGCACCCTGGCGTTCGGCAGCGGTTTCGCACTGGTCACCACCGGCCTGCTCACCCGCGGCGACAACGCCGACTACCACCACGTCTTCTGGCTGGCCACCGGCCTCGCAGTGGTCACCCTGCTCACCGTCCTCCTCCTCGTACCGGCGAGCCGCACCAAGACCGGCGGACGCACCGACCTGCTCGGCGCCCTCACCCTCGGCCTCTTCCTGGTTCTCCTGCTGCTGCCGATCTCCCAGGGGCACGAGTGGGGCTGGACCTCCGCCCCTACTCTGGGCAGCTTCGCCGGAGCGGTCCTCATGGCCGGAGTCTGGAGCTTCACCGAGAACCGCGTCCGCGAACCCATGGTCGACATGAAGATGCTCCTGCACCGCCCGGTGCTCTTCAGCAACCTCGCGGGCCTCTTCGTGGGATTCGGGATGTTCGCCCAGTTCCTCGGCGTCTCCTACCTGGCGCAGGTGCCCAGGGACATCGCGGGCTACGGCTTCGGCGCCTCCGTGCTCCGCGCCTCCGTCGCATACCTGCTGCCCAGCACGATCGCGTCGCTCGTCGTCTCCCAGTTCGGTGGCGTGCTGATCCGCAGGATCGGACCACGCCTCACCCTCGCCCTCGGCGCGGTGATCGGCATCGTCGGCTTCGCGTGGCTGGCCGCCGCACACTCCTCCACCCCTTCGGTCATCGGCGCCGGCATGGCTGTCGGCACAGCCATCAGCCTCGGGTACGCCGCCATGCCCGCCCTCATCGTCGCGGGGGTGCCGCCCCACCAGACCGGCATCGCCAACGGCATCAATTCCATCTCCCGGTCCGTCGGCAGCGCGATCGGCAGTGCGCTGATCACCTCGCTGCTCGCCTCCAGAACCATCGAGAACCTTCCGGCCGGAGTGCCACCACTGCCTGCCGAGAGCCAGTTCACCCTGAGCTTCACCCTGGCCGGTGTCGCCTTCGCGTTCGTCCTGGCCCTCTCGCTGGTCGGCCTCGAGCGGGGACAGCAGGCGCCCCGTACGGAACACCAGCCCGCGACGGGGCCGGCCGCTGCCACGACCGCTGCCTGA
- a CDS encoding NADP-dependent oxidoreductase, which translates to MKAITYRTYGGPEVLEYGDVPNPKLGVDTVLVRVKAAAVNPVDWKIQAGYLDAVMDAVFPVIPGWDVAGVVEETGVGVTEFAPGDEVIGYVREDFVSRGTFAEYVAAPVRTLARKPAGLSFEEAAGLPLAGLTAYQALTRSLRVRAGDTVLVHAAAGGVGSLAVQIARSLGARVIGTASEYNHAYLRGLGAEPVVYGEGLTDRVHALAPQGVDAVLDLVGGDALKVSPGLLAEGGRLASAVDGAVLGLGGGYVFVRPDARDLEALTELAERGELRVDVAAAFPLEQAADAQRLSREGHTRGKIIITVA; encoded by the coding sequence ATGAAGGCCATCACTTACCGCACCTACGGCGGCCCTGAGGTCCTGGAGTACGGCGATGTACCAAACCCGAAGCTCGGCGTGGACACCGTGCTGGTCCGTGTGAAGGCCGCCGCCGTCAACCCGGTCGACTGGAAGATCCAGGCGGGGTACCTGGACGCCGTCATGGACGCCGTCTTCCCCGTCATCCCCGGCTGGGACGTGGCGGGCGTCGTCGAGGAGACCGGCGTCGGAGTCACCGAGTTCGCTCCGGGCGACGAGGTGATCGGCTACGTCCGTGAGGACTTCGTCTCCCGCGGGACCTTCGCCGAGTACGTCGCCGCCCCGGTCCGTACGCTCGCCCGCAAGCCCGCCGGCCTCTCCTTCGAGGAGGCCGCCGGCCTTCCGCTGGCCGGCCTCACCGCATACCAGGCACTGACACGCTCCCTGCGGGTGCGGGCCGGCGACACCGTGCTGGTGCACGCCGCGGCGGGTGGCGTCGGCTCTCTGGCCGTACAGATCGCCAGGTCGCTCGGCGCCCGTGTCATCGGCACCGCCAGTGAGTACAACCACGCCTACCTGCGAGGGCTGGGAGCGGAGCCGGTCGTCTACGGCGAGGGCCTCACCGACCGTGTCCACGCCCTCGCGCCGCAGGGCGTGGATGCCGTACTCGACCTCGTCGGCGGGGACGCCCTGAAGGTCTCGCCAGGGCTGCTCGCCGAGGGCGGCCGCCTGGCCTCGGCTGTGGACGGCGCCGTGCTCGGCCTCGGCGGCGGGTACGTCTTCGTGCGACCCGACGCCCGGGACCTGGAGGCTCTCACCGAACTCGCCGAGCGCGGGGAGCTGCGGGTGGACGTGGCCGCCGCGTTCCCCTTGGAGCAGGCCGCCGACGCCCAGCGCCTCAGCCGCGAGGGCCACACCCGCGGCAAGATCATCATCACCGTCGCCTGA
- a CDS encoding type 1 glutamine amidotransferase domain-containing protein — protein sequence MTAVLFVVTGADHWTLADGTLHPTGYWAEELATPHRLFREAGFDVTIATPGGVAPTVDAVSLAAESTGGAEQSDAIAAYLAAIRADLENPVKLEEVDLDAYAAVLYPGGHGPMEDLAVDAGSGRLLTAALDSGKPLAVLCHAPAALLAARREDGSWPFAGFRMTGFTNTEETAAGFADKAKWLLEDRLVELGADFQAAAPFSEHVVADRNLHTGQNPASSARLARNLIDALKRG from the coding sequence GTGACCGCAGTTCTGTTCGTCGTCACCGGCGCCGACCACTGGACGCTCGCCGACGGCACCCTCCACCCCACCGGCTACTGGGCCGAGGAACTCGCCACTCCGCACCGGCTGTTCCGCGAGGCAGGGTTCGACGTCACCATCGCCACACCCGGCGGCGTGGCTCCGACCGTCGACGCCGTCAGCCTCGCCGCCGAGTCCACCGGCGGCGCGGAGCAGTCCGATGCCATCGCCGCGTACCTGGCTGCCATCCGCGCCGACCTGGAGAACCCCGTCAAGCTCGAAGAGGTCGACCTCGACGCGTACGCCGCCGTCCTCTACCCCGGTGGCCACGGCCCCATGGAGGACCTCGCCGTGGACGCCGGCTCCGGCCGCCTGCTCACCGCGGCGCTGGACTCCGGCAAGCCGCTCGCGGTGCTGTGCCACGCCCCGGCGGCCCTGCTCGCCGCCCGGCGCGAGGACGGCAGCTGGCCGTTCGCCGGTTTCCGCATGACCGGCTTCACCAACACCGAGGAGACCGCAGCCGGCTTCGCCGACAAGGCCAAGTGGCTGCTCGAGGACCGCCTGGTGGAACTGGGGGCCGACTTCCAGGCCGCGGCCCCGTTCAGCGAGCACGTCGTGGCGGACCGCAATCTGCACACCGGTCAGAACCCCGCCTCCTCGGCGCGGCTCGCCCGGAACCTCATCGACGCCTTGAAGCGCGGCTGA
- a CDS encoding aldehyde dehydrogenase family protein — translation MNNPAPEQPAELVARLRATFRAGRTKPVAWRTEQLNRMRALLTEQGETFAAALHADLGKSSAEAYRTEIDFVIREIDHTLEHLDEWLRPEPAPVPAFIGEASAWTQYDPLGVVLVIAPWNYPAQLLLAPVAGALAAGNAVVAKPSELAPATSAALARLVPQYLDTDAVAVVEGGVPETTALLEQRFDHILYTGNGTVGRIVMSAAARHLTPVTLELGGKSPAFVDRGTDLDTVAARLAAGKFLNAGQTCVAPDYVLTDPETARALEAALAKAIEGLYGSDPAASPEYGRIVNERHFDRLTALLDSGRQVTGGAYDRETKYIAPTVLAEVSPDAPVMQEEIFGPILPVVEVAGLDEAIDFINDRDKPLALYAFTDSDTTRERLAAETSSGGLGFGLPLAHLTISDLPFGGVGESGMGSYHGRYSIETFSHRKAVLAEPL, via the coding sequence ATGAACAACCCCGCGCCCGAGCAGCCCGCCGAGCTCGTCGCCCGGTTGCGCGCCACCTTCCGCGCCGGCAGGACCAAGCCCGTGGCCTGGCGCACCGAGCAGCTGAACCGGATGCGTGCCCTGCTCACCGAGCAGGGGGAGACCTTCGCCGCGGCGCTCCACGCCGATTTGGGAAAGAGCTCCGCCGAGGCTTACCGCACGGAGATCGACTTCGTCATACGCGAGATCGACCACACCCTGGAGCATCTCGACGAGTGGCTGCGCCCCGAACCGGCCCCCGTCCCCGCGTTCATCGGCGAGGCGAGTGCCTGGACGCAGTACGACCCGCTGGGGGTCGTACTGGTCATCGCCCCCTGGAACTACCCGGCGCAGCTACTGCTGGCCCCGGTGGCCGGTGCCCTGGCCGCGGGCAACGCGGTGGTCGCAAAGCCCAGCGAACTGGCCCCGGCCACCTCCGCCGCCCTCGCCCGCCTCGTGCCGCAGTACCTCGACACCGACGCGGTCGCCGTGGTCGAAGGCGGGGTCCCGGAGACCACGGCCCTGCTCGAGCAGCGCTTCGACCACATCCTCTACACCGGCAACGGCACGGTCGGCCGCATCGTGATGTCCGCGGCCGCCCGGCACCTCACGCCCGTCACCCTCGAACTGGGCGGCAAGTCCCCGGCGTTCGTGGACCGGGGCACCGACCTGGACACCGTCGCCGCCCGCCTCGCGGCCGGGAAGTTCCTCAACGCCGGGCAGACCTGCGTCGCGCCCGACTACGTCCTCACCGACCCCGAGACCGCGCGTGCTCTGGAAGCCGCCCTGGCCAAGGCCATCGAGGGGCTGTACGGGTCCGACCCCGCCGCCTCCCCGGAGTACGGCCGTATCGTCAACGAACGCCACTTCGACCGGCTGACCGCTCTCCTGGACTCCGGCCGTCAGGTCACCGGCGGCGCGTACGACCGCGAGACGAAGTACATCGCGCCGACCGTCCTGGCCGAGGTGTCACCGGACGCACCCGTCATGCAGGAGGAGATCTTCGGCCCGATCCTCCCCGTCGTCGAGGTGGCCGGGCTCGACGAGGCCATCGACTTCATCAACGACCGCGACAAGCCGCTGGCCCTGTACGCGTTCACCGACTCCGACACCACCCGGGAGCGGCTTGCCGCCGAAACCTCCTCGGGCGGCCTCGGGTTCGGCCTGCCGCTGGCCCATCTCACCATCTCCGACCTGCCGTTCGGGGGCGTCGGGGAGAGCGGCATGGGCAGCTACCACGGCCGCTACTCCATCGAGACCTTCAGCCACCGCAAAGCCGTCCTCGCCGAGCCCCTGTGA
- a CDS encoding acyl-CoA thioesterase: MAGLPEVLALDEIGPDLFRSGPIPSEWARTFGGQIAAQSLMSAARTLDRSYSAHSLHGYFLRPGRPHEPTDHLVERIRDGGSFCTRRVTAVQAGEAIFTVTASFHRGDEGFSHQVDMPAVPAPDDIPESDRINGWGMPRPAEWRHWEMRWVPGGEIGHVPGAPACQRVWIRYGRPLPDDAAVHACALTYLSDMALLGSARLPHPPTAVQGASLDHSLWFLRSFRADEWLLYDQVSPSAEHGRALTRGRLFDTGGRLVAAVAQEGLMRYDRPRPVEGGDGEASLPPPAPAVPDLR; encoded by the coding sequence ATGGCCGGCCTGCCAGAGGTCCTGGCCTTGGACGAGATCGGGCCGGACCTGTTCCGGTCCGGCCCGATCCCCAGCGAGTGGGCGCGGACGTTCGGTGGCCAGATCGCCGCCCAGTCGCTGATGTCCGCGGCGCGCACCCTCGACCGGTCGTACTCGGCTCACTCGCTGCACGGGTACTTCCTGCGGCCCGGCCGTCCGCACGAGCCGACCGACCACCTGGTCGAGCGGATCCGCGACGGTGGCAGCTTCTGCACCCGCCGGGTGACCGCTGTCCAGGCGGGGGAGGCGATCTTCACGGTGACGGCGTCGTTCCATCGTGGGGACGAAGGGTTCTCTCACCAGGTGGACATGCCGGCGGTGCCGGCACCTGACGACATCCCGGAGTCCGACCGCATCAATGGCTGGGGCATGCCGCGGCCCGCGGAATGGCGCCACTGGGAGATGCGCTGGGTGCCCGGGGGCGAGATCGGCCACGTCCCGGGGGCGCCGGCCTGCCAGCGGGTGTGGATCCGGTACGGACGTCCGCTGCCGGACGACGCAGCCGTCCACGCCTGCGCACTGACCTATCTCAGCGACATGGCGCTGCTGGGCTCCGCCCGGCTGCCACATCCCCCCACCGCCGTACAGGGTGCGTCGCTGGACCATTCGCTGTGGTTCCTGCGTTCCTTCCGCGCGGACGAGTGGCTGCTGTACGACCAGGTCTCCCCGTCGGCCGAGCACGGCCGGGCGCTCACCCGTGGAAGGCTGTTCGACACGGGCGGGCGTCTGGTGGCCGCCGTCGCGCAGGAGGGCCTCATGCGCTACGACCGGCCCCGGCCGGTGGAGGGCGGCGACGGGGAAGCGTCCCTGCCGCCGCCCGCTCCAGCTGTCCCCGACCTGCGTTGA